The segment TTCAGTGAAACCCGAGTCCGCTTAAGCGGCGCTGTACGGGTTATGCATCAGGATGGTGTGATCGCGGTCAGGGCTTGTGGAAACCATGGCAATCGGCACACCGGTGACTTCCTGGATACGGTCCAGGTAACGACGCGCATTCACAGGCAGCTTGTCGTAATCAGTCACGCCCACGGTGGAGTCTGTCCAACCGGGGATAGATTCGTAAATAGGCTTGCAACGCTCGATATCGTCAGCGCCCAGCGGCAGCAGGTCGATAGTTTCACCATCGAGCTCATAGCCCACGCACAGCTTCAGCTCTTCGATGCCGTCCAGCACGTCCAGCTTGGTAATGCACAGACCGGTCAAGCCGTTGATTTGAGCCGAGCGCTTGAGCAGCGCAGCATCAAACCAGCCGCAACGACGCGAACGACCAGTCGTCACACCCTTCTCAGCACCCACGGTGGACATTACCCAGCCTGGAGTGCCTTCTTTTTCCCATTCCAGCTCGGTGGGGAAAGGACCGCCACCCACGCGAGTGCAGTACGCCTTGGTGATGCCCAAGATGTAGTGCAGCATGCCAGGACCAACGCCTGCACCGGCGGAGGCATTGCCAGCCACGCAGTTCGAAGAAGTCACATAGGGGTAGGTGCCGTGGTCCACGTCCAGCAGCGTGCCTTGAGCGCCTTCAAACAGCAAATTGCCGCCTGCAGCGTGCGCAGCGTTCAGCTCGCTCGACACGTCGGCGATCATGGGCTTGAGCAGCTCTGCGTGACGCATAGCTTCTTCGTACACGGCTTCGAATTGAATCTCGCCATCCTTCATGTAAGGAGCCAGACCGGCGCCGAAGTCGAAGTTCTTGGAGCCCAGCACGTTCACCAGAATGTGGTTGTGCAGGTTCAGCAGCTCGCGCAGCTTGGTTGCGAAGCGCTCTGGGTGCTTCAGATCTTGCACGCGCAGGGCACGGCGAGCGATCTTGTCTTCGTAGGAAGGACCAATGCCCTTGCCGGTGGTACCGATCTTTTGCACGCCGCCCTTTTCACGGGCTGCTTCGCGGCCAATGTCGAGAGCCACGTGGAAAGGCAGGATCAGCGGGCAAGCTTCGGAGACACGCAGACGGTCACGCACTTGCACGCCAGCCTTTTCCAGGCCTTCGATTTCTTCAAACAGCTTACCCACGGAAAGCACCACACCGTTGCCGATGTAGCACTTCACGCCGGGGCGCATGATGCCGCTAGGAATCAGGTGCAGCGCAGTCTTGACGCCATTGATAACCAGAGTGTGGCCAGCGTTGTGACCGCCTTGAAAGCGCACCACGCCGTTAGCGCTTTCGGTGAGCCAATCAACTAGCTTGCCCTTGCCTTCGTCCCCCCACTGGGTACCGACTACGACAACGTTGCGACCTTTGGATGTATTCATGTTCCAACCCGATAAATCGAAAAATTAGTCAAAAGACTTAAATAGCTTGCACAACCCATTGCCCGCCAATATTGGCAAGCTCACGGTCGCAGTGAAACTCGTCCACTTCGCTTTCATGCCCTGGCAGTACGCAGACCACCGTCTCGCCCTGTTGGCGCAATGCGCAAATGGCAGCAGCCACTTGCACGTCATCACCCCAGGGAGCGCGAATGGCTGCCTTGAGCGGACGCTCAGGCACGACAGCCACCAATTGTTTGATATCCAGACTAAAGCCAGCAGCCGGGCGATTACGCCCAAACACTGCACCGACTTCGTCATAACGGCCACCGCGCACCAGGGCATCGCTGCCGCCTGGCACATAAATCGCAAAGCGCGTGCCGCTGTAGTAAGAGTAGCCCCGCAGATCAGCCAGATCAAAACTGACCTTGACCCCATCCAGACGCTGCACCAGCCAACGCAAATGCTGCAGCACATCATGCACACCAGCAACGCGCTGGAGCGCAACTTCGGCCTTATCCAGAACTTCCATTCCACCGTACAGCTGCAGCAAAGCCATCAGGCCTTCACGCGAAGCTTCAGGGAAGTCGACTGTCAAAGCAGCCAGCTCGGTCGCATCCTTAGAGGCCAGCGCTGCATGCACACCACGCAGCACCTGCTCATCTGCCATCACGCCAGCGAGCAAACTGCGCACAATGCGCACGTCGGCCAAGTCAACAATGATGTCTTTAACCCCTGCACCCTTGAGGCAGTCGAGCGCCAGAAGCAGCGCTTCCAGATCGGCCTCAAGACCTTGGTGGCCGTAGATTTCAGCGCCAAACTGGAAAGGCTCTCTTGTCGCTCGCGGGCGATCAGGCAGCGCATGCACCACGGGGCCGCAATAGCACAGGCGAGTCACGCCTTTGCGATTGAGCAAGTGAGCATCAATACGCGCCACCTGCTGCGTCATATCGGCACGCAAGCCCATGGTGCGACCAGAAATCTGGTCAATCAGTTTGGAGGTTTGAAGGGCAAGAGCTTCGCCTGTACCCGTCAGCAAGGATTCCAGATACTCGAGCATGGGAGGCATGACGAGTTCATAGCCATAACTGCGTGCAGTATCGAGTAATCCTCGACGCAATTCTTCGATGTGCCGTGCCTCGGAAGGCAAAACATCGGCAATGTGATCCGGCAGGACCCAAGCAGACATGGAGAATGGGGAGGCTGTTAAAAACGTGATTCTACCGGCTTTGCCAGCCCTCCCAAATTTGGGTCATAAGGCCTAGCCAATCTCGGCAGTATTTATAGCAAGGCCAGCGTGATGAAGCCTGCTGCGATACATAGCAATCCATAAAAACGTAGCTGCCCGTCTTTTAGCTGCATTAGCTGCATAAACATCTGCCGCCATTGCTTGGGGGCCAGCAAAGGCAAGAGCCCCTCAAGCACCAAGACCATGCCCATCGCCATTCCTAAAGACGCCCACCAATCCATTTACGCACTCCCAAAATAAACAATGGCCCTCAAAGGGCCATTGTTTCAATTTGCATCAAAGATGCTTATTTATTGCCTGAACCGCCGCTGCGATAAGCCTTAAAGAATTCGCTTTGCGATGGATCGAGCACCAGCACATCGCTCTTCTTGGAGAAGCTTTCCTTGTAAGCATCAAGGCTGCGATAGAACTGCGCGAACTGCGGGTCTTTGCCAAAAGATTCGGCATAAACACGAGCCGCTTCAGCATCGCCCTCACCCTTGATCTTCTGGGCATCGCGGTAAGCATTGGCAACGGTGATGTCACGCTGACGATCAGCCTCAGCGCGAATCTTTTCGCCTTCGGCAGCACCGGTAGAGCGCAGCTCGTTCGCTACACGCTTGCGCTCAGCTTCCATACGGCGATAGACAGACTCGGTAATGGTTTCGGCGTAATCCACGCGGGTAATACGCACGTCCACAATGTCCACACCCCAAGGCTTGGCACCGCGCACGGTCTCCAGCACTTCGCGCTTGACGTCAGACATCAGCGTTTCGCGCTTGGAAGATAGCAACTCACGCACAGTGCGGCGGTTGATTTCTTCCTGGAAAGCATTGCGCACGACGCGGTTGAGCTGCATGGCCCCTGCCGACTCATCCAAGCCCACGTTACGGATGTACTCCGAAGGCTCAGAGATGCGCCAGCGCACATACCAGTCAATCACCACGCGCTGCTTTTCAGCCGTCAGCATGGGTTCTGTATCCGTGCTGTCCAGCGTCAACAAACGCTTGTCGATGTAACGCACGTTCTGAAATGGAGGAGGCATCTTCCAATTCAGACCAGGCTCGGTGATCACTTCCTTGATCTGACCGAGCGCATAAACCACGCCAAACTGGCGCTGATCCACCACAAACAGGGTGGAGCTCAACAAACCCAGCAACACGAGAATGCTGGTGACAAAAAATCCAATTCGATTCACTGCATTGACTCCTAGCGTGCGTCACGATCGCGGCTACGGGCATCGCGGGTGCGAGCGTCGCCTGCGGGATTGGGTACTACACGAACAGCGGCAGGAGTCGTCGAAGCGGCCCCAGCGGCTGCATCACCCGAAGCGGCAGGTGCAGTCGCACCTCCCACACCCTGCATGATCTTGTCCAGCGGCAAGTACAGCAAGTTCGAGCCTTGGCGCGACTCGACCATCACCTTGGTCACGTTGCTGTACACCTGCTGCATCGCATCAAGGTACAGACGATCACGTGTGACTTGAGGTGCTTTCTGGTACTCGGTGTAAATCGAGCTAAAGCGACCTGCATCACCTTGGGCCTGAGCGACGATCTTGGCCTTGTAAGCCTGAGACTCTTCACTCAAACGGGAAGCAGTACCTGTTGCACGAGGCACCACGTCGTTGGCATAAGCCTGAGCTTCATTTTTGGCACGCTCACGCTCTTGACCAGCCTTGAGCACATCGTCAAAAGAGGCCTGCACCTGCTCGGGCGGGCGAACGCCGCCTTGCTGCATATTGATGCCAACCACTTCAACGCCCACCTTGTAGCGATCCAAAATGGACTGCATCAGGTCACGTACGCGGGGGGCAATCTGGTCACGCTCTTCAGCCAAGGCCGTGTCCATCTTCATCTTGCCCACCACCTCACGCACGGCTGATTCAGCAACCTGAATCACGGCTTCCGAAGGGCTGCGGCTTTCGAACAGCCAAGCGCGTGCATCACCCAGGCGATATTGCACAGCGAACTTGATTTCAACGATGTTCTCGTCTTCAGTCAGCATCGCCGATTCACGCAAGCCGGTGCTACGCACGATGTTATCGCTACCCACATCCGCAGAGCGAATCTGCGAGACATAGACCAACTCATGCTTTTGCAAAGGGTAAGGCAATCGCCAGTTAAAGCCTGCGCTCACCGTACTCTTGTACTTGCCAAATTGGGTGATGACAGCCTGCTGACCTTCTTGCACGATGAAAAAGCCGGTACCCAGCCAAATCAGCAGCGCAACACCCGCAATCAGGAACACGCCTTTGCCGGGATTGAAAGGTTCTGTCGGCTGACCGCCACTGCGCGAAGGAGGTGCGCCACGGCCATTGCCGGAGCCACCACCGAACAGACCCGAGAGCTTGCGATTGAGATCACGCCAGACTTCTTCCAAATCAGGCGGCTGACCGCCTTGCTGAGAAGGTGGCCGAGGACGCTGCTCCGGAGCAGGAGGTGGCGAAGGACGCTCCCCCTCAGGTGCCGAGTTATCGGGCTTGGAGCTATCTTCGTTTTGATTATCGCCACGACCCCAACGAGGGTCGTTCAAATTGAACATCCCGCGAAGGCGTTGCGGCAGCACCGCCAGGCGATGGACGCGTTGTGAAAAATTCATGCGAGACGTCTCTGTATTTTCAAAAAGAGATGGACCATGGCTAGCATTGTGCCCAATAGGGGCCTAAGCCCCTAGTGTTATGCGTCGTCGTCAGAGGACATCCAGGACATATCGCCCCGGGCCGCCACTTCTTCGCTTGCTGCCTCTTCACGTACCTTTAAAACCCGGTCCGTCAACATTTGCCTCACTTGCACCAGCCCTTGCCCAGTACGAGCACTGACAAACACACGCGGCACTAGTACGCCATCGAGCTCGTACATATCCTGCAACTCGGCAGGCATCAGTTCGGGCTCAATCGCATCCAGTTTGTTGAAGACCAGAATCTGCGGCACATCATCAGCCCCAATTTCAGCCAGAACTTTTTGAACTTGTTGTATTTGTTCTGGGAAGCCGGGATTAGATGCATCCACGATATGCAGCAGCAGGTCGGCGTCAATCGCCTCCTGCAAAGTGGCCTGAAAAGCATCCACCAAACCATGCGGCAAATCGCGAATAAAACCAACCGTATCTGACAAAGACACTGATTCCTCAGCCTCGACCAGATACATCTGTCGGGTTGTCGTATCCAGCGTGGCAAACAGCTGATCCGCAGCGTAGGCGCGAGCCTTGACCATGGAGTTAAACAGCGTGGACTTGCCGGCGTTGGTGTAGCCAACCAGAGAAATATTAAAAACATCGCGGCGCGAGCGCTGACGACGTTGCGTGGTGCGCTGCTTTTTGACCTTCTTCAAACGCTCTTTGGTGCGCTTGATAGATTCGTCAATCATGCGGCGATCCAGCTCAATTTGCTTTTCACCGGGGCCACCACGACCACCGATACCGCCAGCCTGACGCTCCAAGTGACTCCAGCGGCGCACAAGGCGGGTGCTGATGTATTGAAGTCTAGCCAGCTCAACCTGCAATTTACCTTCGTGGCTACGCGCACGCTGGGCAAAAATTTCCAGGATCAGCATGGTTCGGTCGTTGACCGGCATCTGGATATGACGCTCAAGATTGCGCTGCTGCGCAGGGCTCAAGGACTGGTCAAACCAGACTTCCTTGGCGCCATGCATTTGGGCCAGCATGCGGATTTCATCCGCCTTGCCGCTACCCACAAACAGAGATGGATCAGGGGCTTTACGCTTGCAAGTCAAGCGCGCCACGGGTTGCAAGCCAGCAGTCTGAGCCAGCAGGCCCAACTCTTCCAGCTCATCGTCAAAATGGGGAACGCCAAAATCCACGCCAACCAGCAAGACTGGCGCAGACGCGGAACGCTCAAAGGATTCAGAACTCAAATACCTGTCCCGTAGGGTAAGCCACGCCGGGCAAGCCGGCGGGCGTTGACGCAAAAAGATTAAGAAGCAGCTGCTTCAGCGTCGTTATCAGCCGGTGTAGCGGCCGAGAAGTTCACGGCGCGGCCGGGAACGATGGTGGAGATTGCGTGCTTGTAAACCATCTGGGTCACAGTGTTGCGCAGCAGCACAACGTATTGGTCAAAAGACTCAATCTGGCCTTGCAACTTGATACCGTTGACCAAGTAGATGGAAACGGGCACATGTTCACGACGCAGTGCGTTCAGGAACGGATCTTGGAGGAGTTGGCCTTTGTTGCTCACGATATTCTCCGTGTTCGAGGAGTGTTGTTGTAAACCGACACGTTAACACAGCCCTTGGGAAAACCAATTCAAAAAGGGTTTTCCCCTAGGCTTATGACAACCCTTAATCCTTGTCAGCGTAAGGATTATGGGAAGTTTTCAAGTCAATGCGCAACGGGGTTCCCACAAGGTTGAATTCCTTGCGGAAACGACCTTCAAGGAAGCGCTTGTAGGCATCGGTGACATGCTCCAGAGAATTTCCATGCACCACGATGATGGGTGGATTCATGCCGCCTTGGTGAGCGTAACGCAGCTTAGGACGGTAAGCACCGACCTTCTTAGGCGTCTGGAACTGAGTGGACTCCAGCAAAATGCGCGTCAACACAGGAGTAGGCATCTTGCAGGTAGCTGCACGGTGGGCCTGAATAATCGACTTCCATAGCGGCTCAATCCCTTGGCGCTTGATCGCCGAGATGTAATGCATGGGCGCAAATTTCAGGAAAGACAGTCGCGTCTCAATGGAGCGCTCCAGCATCTGGCGCTGGTAATCGTCCACGGCATCCCACTTGTTGATCGCCAGAACCACTGAGCGACCGCTTTCCAAGATAAAGCCCGCAATGTGCGCATCCTGATCGGTCACGCCCGCTGTCGCATCAATCAGCAGCAGCACCACATTAGCGCCTTCAATGGCTTGCAGCGTCTTGACCACGGAGAACTTCTCAATGGCCTCAAACACCTTGCCCTTGCGGCGCAAACCTGCGGTATCGATCAGCTCGAACTTTTGACCATTGCGCTCAAAAGGCACAGTGATCGCATCGCGCGTCGTTCCCGGCATGTCAAAGGCCACCAGACGCTCTTCACCCAGCCAGGTGTTGATCAGCGTGGACTTGCCAGCATTGGGGCGGCCGGCAACTGCCAAGCGCACAGGGCGCTGGTCTTCATCACCAAGGACCTCTTCTACAGCCTCTGGCAGATTGAGCATGCCCAAAGCCAGATCAACCAAATCGCGCACACCTTGACCATGAGCGGCAGAGACGGCTTGAACCTCGCCCAAACCTAGCTCATAGAACTCGGTCAATTGCAGGCCATCCTTCATGCCTTCAGCCTTGTTGGCCACCAGCAGCGTGGGCTTGCCCAAGCGACGCAGGTACTTGCCAATTTCATGGTCTTGACCAGAAAGGCCAGCACGGGCGTCGAGCACAAACACCACGACATCCGCTTCAGCAACGGCTTGTTGCGTCTGCTTGGCCATCTCTTTGAAGATGCCGCGCGATGCGTCAGGCTCGAAACCACCGGTATCGATGACGATGTACTCGTGCTTGCCCTGACGGCCTTGACCGTAGTGGCGGTCACGCGTCAACCCTGCAAAGTCAGCGACGATGGCATCTCTCGACTTAGTGAGTCGATTGAACAGCGTCGACTTGCCCACATTGGGGCGCCCTACCAGGGCAATAACTGGCTTCATTCCAAAAACAATCTATCAATCAGGCTTGAAGCCATACACCGTACCGCTACGGCTGACGACTACCAAAGTATTGGCAGCCACAACCGGCGACGTGGCAGCTCCCGCCTTGTCAGTTTCCAAACGGGCCAATGCAGAGCCATCTTCACGCGAGAGCATATGCACTGTCCCAAAATCATCCGCCAGCACCACGGAGCGTCCCAGCACCAAAGGTGCGGTCAGCTTGCGGTACTGCAACTTATCGATGGACCACAGGCGCTGGCCATCATTACGATTCCATGCTTGCACCGTGCCATTGCTTTCAGCGCCAAACACGGCTTGCGCATCGCCAGAAACACCATCGCTACCCTTGGACACTTGAGTCCAGCGCACATTGGCATTACTGACATCCACACAACCAATCGATGCTTGGAATGCGCGAGCACAAACACTGTTATCCACACGGCTAATGGGGCCGACCAAATCAACCAGTCGCTCCACATCATTGGTGCCGCGAGGTGCAGCCAAAGGTGACATCCAGCGCACAGCACCCGTATCCGGATCCACTCCAGCCAAACGGCCAGAGACCCCTACAACCAGATTATTACCAACCGCCTGCAAAACACCGGGCTGTCGCAAAATAAGCGGCTCATTGCTGGG is part of the Comamonas sp. Y33R10-2 genome and harbors:
- the hflX gene encoding GTPase HflX — translated: MSSESFERSASAPVLLVGVDFGVPHFDDELEELGLLAQTAGLQPVARLTCKRKAPDPSLFVGSGKADEIRMLAQMHGAKEVWFDQSLSPAQQRNLERHIQMPVNDRTMLILEIFAQRARSHEGKLQVELARLQYISTRLVRRWSHLERQAGGIGGRGGPGEKQIELDRRMIDESIKRTKERLKKVKKQRTTQRRQRSRRDVFNISLVGYTNAGKSTLFNSMVKARAYAADQLFATLDTTTRQMYLVEAEESVSLSDTVGFIRDLPHGLVDAFQATLQEAIDADLLLHIVDASNPGFPEQIQQVQKVLAEIGADDVPQILVFNKLDAIEPELMPAELQDMYELDGVLVPRVFVSARTGQGLVQVRQMLTDRVLKVREEAASEEVAARGDMSWMSSDDDA
- a CDS encoding DUF2065 family protein, which translates into the protein MDWWASLGMAMGMVLVLEGLLPLLAPKQWRQMFMQLMQLKDGQLRFYGLLCIAAGFITLALL
- the bamB gene encoding outer membrane protein assembly factor BamB, with protein sequence MKTSAHPMKSVAPAAKSAARVLVLTVMAASLAACSMFGSKDKPKPQDLGANPGKIAVNQAWSVKLGSEVPLAMPALVQGNNVTVVTKDGSVTTLDGSTGRQVSKFSPGEALTTGAGSDGQRTAVVTRSNQLMVFAEGKQVWKQSLNAAVYTPPLVAGGRVFVMAADRSLAAFDGNTGRELWAVEGPSNEPLILRQPGVLQAVGNNLVVGVSGRLAGVDPDTGAVRWMSPLAAPRGTNDVERLVDLVGPISRVDNSVCARAFQASIGCVDVSNANVRWTQVSKGSDGVSGDAQAVFGAESNGTVQAWNRNDGQRLWSIDKLQYRKLTAPLVLGRSVVLADDFGTVHMLSREDGSALARLETDKAGAATSPVVAANTLVVVSRSGTVYGFKPD
- the hflK gene encoding FtsH protease activity modulator HflK, with the protein product MNFSQRVHRLAVLPQRLRGMFNLNDPRWGRGDNQNEDSSKPDNSAPEGERPSPPPAPEQRPRPPSQQGGQPPDLEEVWRDLNRKLSGLFGGGSGNGRGAPPSRSGGQPTEPFNPGKGVFLIAGVALLIWLGTGFFIVQEGQQAVITQFGKYKSTVSAGFNWRLPYPLQKHELVYVSQIRSADVGSDNIVRSTGLRESAMLTEDENIVEIKFAVQYRLGDARAWLFESRSPSEAVIQVAESAVREVVGKMKMDTALAEERDQIAPRVRDLMQSILDRYKVGVEVVGINMQQGGVRPPEQVQASFDDVLKAGQERERAKNEAQAYANDVVPRATGTASRLSEESQAYKAKIVAQAQGDAGRFSSIYTEYQKAPQVTRDRLYLDAMQQVYSNVTKVMVESRQGSNLLYLPLDKIMQGVGGATAPAASGDAAAGAASTTPAAVRVVPNPAGDARTRDARSRDRDAR
- a CDS encoding ATP phosphoribosyltransferase regulatory subunit, giving the protein MSAWVLPDHIADVLPSEARHIEELRRGLLDTARSYGYELVMPPMLEYLESLLTGTGEALALQTSKLIDQISGRTMGLRADMTQQVARIDAHLLNRKGVTRLCYCGPVVHALPDRPRATREPFQFGAEIYGHQGLEADLEALLLALDCLKGAGVKDIIVDLADVRIVRSLLAGVMADEQVLRGVHAALASKDATELAALTVDFPEASREGLMALLQLYGGMEVLDKAEVALQRVAGVHDVLQHLRWLVQRLDGVKVSFDLADLRGYSYYSGTRFAIYVPGGSDALVRGGRYDEVGAVFGRNRPAAGFSLDIKQLVAVVPERPLKAAIRAPWGDDVQVAAAICALRQQGETVVCVLPGHESEVDEFHCDRELANIGGQWVVQAI
- a CDS encoding adenylosuccinate synthase, which translates into the protein MNTSKGRNVVVVGTQWGDEGKGKLVDWLTESANGVVRFQGGHNAGHTLVINGVKTALHLIPSGIMRPGVKCYIGNGVVLSVGKLFEEIEGLEKAGVQVRDRLRVSEACPLILPFHVALDIGREAAREKGGVQKIGTTGKGIGPSYEDKIARRALRVQDLKHPERFATKLRELLNLHNHILVNVLGSKNFDFGAGLAPYMKDGEIQFEAVYEEAMRHAELLKPMIADVSSELNAAHAAGGNLLFEGAQGTLLDVDHGTYPYVTSSNCVAGNASAGAGVGPGMLHYILGITKAYCTRVGGGPFPTELEWEKEGTPGWVMSTVGAEKGVTTGRSRRCGWFDAALLKRSAQINGLTGLCITKLDVLDGIEELKLCVGYELDGETIDLLPLGADDIERCKPIYESIPGWTDSTVGVTDYDKLPVNARRYLDRIQEVTGVPIAMVSTSPDRDHTILMHNPYSAA
- the der gene encoding ribosome biogenesis GTPase Der, with translation MKPVIALVGRPNVGKSTLFNRLTKSRDAIVADFAGLTRDRHYGQGRQGKHEYIVIDTGGFEPDASRGIFKEMAKQTQQAVAEADVVVFVLDARAGLSGQDHEIGKYLRRLGKPTLLVANKAEGMKDGLQLTEFYELGLGEVQAVSAAHGQGVRDLVDLALGMLNLPEAVEEVLGDEDQRPVRLAVAGRPNAGKSTLINTWLGEERLVAFDMPGTTRDAITVPFERNGQKFELIDTAGLRRKGKVFEAIEKFSVVKTLQAIEGANVVLLLIDATAGVTDQDAHIAGFILESGRSVVLAINKWDAVDDYQRQMLERSIETRLSFLKFAPMHYISAIKRQGIEPLWKSIIQAHRAATCKMPTPVLTRILLESTQFQTPKKVGAYRPKLRYAHQGGMNPPIIVVHGNSLEHVTDAYKRFLEGRFRKEFNLVGTPLRIDLKTSHNPYADKD
- the hflC gene encoding protease modulator HflC, which gives rise to MNRIGFFVTSILVLLGLLSSTLFVVDQRQFGVVYALGQIKEVITEPGLNWKMPPPFQNVRYIDKRLLTLDSTDTEPMLTAEKQRVVIDWYVRWRISEPSEYIRNVGLDESAGAMQLNRVVRNAFQEEINRRTVRELLSSKRETLMSDVKREVLETVRGAKPWGVDIVDVRITRVDYAETITESVYRRMEAERKRVANELRSTGAAEGEKIRAEADRQRDITVANAYRDAQKIKGEGDAEAARVYAESFGKDPQFAQFYRSLDAYKESFSKKSDVLVLDPSQSEFFKAYRSGGSGNK
- the hfq gene encoding RNA chaperone Hfq, encoding MSNKGQLLQDPFLNALRREHVPVSIYLVNGIKLQGQIESFDQYVVLLRNTVTQMVYKHAISTIVPGRAVNFSAATPADNDAEAAAS